Proteins found in one Phocoena sinus isolate mPhoSin1 chromosome 19, mPhoSin1.pri, whole genome shotgun sequence genomic segment:
- the CCNE1 gene encoding G1/S-specific cyclin-E1 produces the protein MPREKKERDGKEPGTMKEESGTDVSVRSRKRKANVAVFLQDPDEEVAKIDRTVRHQCGSQPWDSNTVCENPCSLIPTPDKEEDELVYPNSAYKPQSCTPSRASPLPVLNWANREEVWKIMLNKEKTYLRDKHFMQRHPLLQPKMRAILLDWLMEVCEVYKLHRETFYLAQDFFDRYMATQQNIVKTLLQLIGISSLFIAAKLEEIYPPKLHQFAYVTDGACSGDEILTMELIIMKALKWHLSPLTIVSWLNVYMQVAYLNDFYEVLLPQYPQHIFIQIAELLDLCVLDVGCLEFSYGVLAASALYHFSSSELMQKVSGYQWCDIEKCVKWMVPFAMVIRETGSSKLKHFRGVPAEDAHNIQTHINSLDLLDKAQVKKAILSEENRISPLPTGVLTPPQSSKKQSGGQGTA, from the exons ATGCCGAGGGAAAAGAAGGAGAG GGATGGGAAGGAACCTGGCACCATGAAAGAGGAAAGCGGCACCGATGTCTCTGTTCGCTCCAGGAAAAGGAAGGCAAATGTGGCCGTT TTTTTGCAGGATCCAGATGAAGAAGTTGCCAAAATTGACAGGACCGTGAGACACCAGTGTGGCAGTCAG ccttggGACAGTAATACAGTCTGTGAAAACCCCTGTTCCTTGATTCCCACACCTGACAAAGAAGAGGATGAGCTCGTATACCCGAATTCTGCATATAAGCCTCAGAGTTGCACACCATCTAGAGCCTCGCCACTGCCTGTACTGAA ctGGGCAAATAGAGAGGAAGTATGGAAAATCATGTTAAACAAGGAAAAGACATACTTGAGGGATAAGCACTTTATGCAGCGGCACCCTCTTCTGCAGCCTAAAATGCGAGCGATTCTTCTAGATTGGTTAATGGAG GTGTGTGAAGTTTATAAACTTCACAGAGAGACATTTTACTTGGCACAAGATTTCTTTGATCGGTATATGGCAACacaacaaaatattgtaaaaacgCTTTTACAGCTTATTGGGATTTCGTCTTTATTTATTGCTGCCAAACTTGag gaAATCTATCCTCCAAAGTTGCACCAGTTTGCTTATGTTACAGATGGGGCTTGTTCAGGAGATGAAATTCTTACCATGGAGTTAATCATTATGAAG GCCCTTAAGTGGCATTTAAGTCCGCTGACCATTGTGTCCTGGCTGAATGTGTACATGCAGGTCGCATATCTAAATGATTTCTATGAAGTGCTCCTGCCGCAGTACCCTCAGCACATCTTCATACAGATTGCAGAG CTTTTAGATCTCTGTGTCCTGGATGTCGGCTGCTTAGAATTTTCTTATGGGGTACTTGCTGCTTCTGCCTTGTATCATTTCTCTTCATCTGAATTGATGCAAAAGGTTTCAG GGTATCAGTGGTGTGATATAGAGAAGTGTGTCAAGTGGATGGTTCCATTTGCCATGGTTATAAGGGAAACAGGAAGTTCAAAACTTAAGCACTTCAGGGGAGTTCCTGCTGAAGATGCACACAACATCCAGACCCATATAAACAGCTTGGATTTGCTG GACAAAGCCCAAGTAAAGAAAGCCATATTGTCTGAAGAAAATAGgatttctcctctccccactggggtCCTCACCCCTCCACAGAGCAGTAAGAAGCAGAGCGGTGGGCAAGGAACAGCATGA